AAACAATATAACTATACTATTTTTCATCATCTAATATTCTTTTACGATTCGTATTGCATTTAAAATGGGCACAGACTCCACCGCTCCAAAACGAACGACAAGCCCTTTTCCTTGTGAAACCGGAACAATATATTTCTTAATAACCGCACGTTCGGAACCGTATTCTTCTGCAATATTCATTTGTCCGGCAACAGATACCCCATTTATATCCATAGAAAATACCCGGTTAATATAGTCCTCCCTCACCACATCATTTCCCAAATTATACACCAAAGCCTCTCTTTTATTTTCAGAAGTAAGTTCCGTCCAATACAAATATACAGCATAGACACCATCCGGCACATCTGCCTTAAAAGCCTCAATGCCTACTCGCTGTGTCTGAAAGATAGGATCCTGATCCGTCCCCAGTATATCTGTATCGCTGGCAGGCAAAGAACCGTAACGAGTTTTGTTCGGAGCCACCTCCCCACCAATATATCCCCATGAACCTTCTTCATAAACCTGTTCGGGTATCCAGCACATCTCTGCTGTCCGATCCTCAAAATAGCGTCGAGCCCCCAATAACACATTGATCTCCGTAAAGCCATTCTTCACATTGACACATTTAAAATCACAGACATACTGGTCACGATATTCACGTCCCTCCTTTTCTATCACAGCATCTACCACATTCTCTCCGTTCACAAAAGGAATGTCCACGGAAACAACCTTATCTGTTACTGGATATACTCCAAAACTTTTTCCATTCAAAAAGACTTCCACCTTATCCGCGTTAGTATAGACTTTCAGGGGTTGCGTACAGCTCTTTCCATCCCGACTGGCCCCTGCCCTGTTCTTCCAAGATTTAGAAGCAATATGCAGGATAGGTGACTCTTTCAGATAAGCCTGATAAAGATAATACCCGTCCTTACGTTCTCTATCCGTACTTACCAACCCTTTATTGTTAACATGAGGCATGGCATTTCTTCTGGCTTCGGAATAAAAATCATTCAAATTCCAAACCATAGCCCCCACTATATAATCCCTCTTTAGAATTTCAGGCAAATAATGTTCATGATAGACAGAGCCAAACTCACAACTAAAATCAAACCGCATCGGTGAAAAAGAATGAATACGAGTATCCACATCCGCCCCATATTCGGTAATAAGCAACGGTTTATGAGGAAACTCTTTATGAAGTTCTTCCAGTTTCTCTTCAAATCCGCCCAAATTACCACCATACCATCCATTATAAAGATTAAATCCCAATAACATTGGCAGTTCAGTAATCCCTGCTTCCTGATAGATTTGGGAAGCAGAATGACAAGGCAACATGGTATAGCGTTCCGAGTCCAGACTTCTGATCTGCGCCTCAACAGTCGAAGCTATTTGATGAAGAAACTTCATATATTCCGCCCGTTCTTTCTTGTTGTCAGAATTAAAGGGAGGACGCAAAAGCACTTCATTCATGTAAGCCCAAATGATGACAGATGGATAATTATAGTTCTGATAAACCATTTCCGTAGCCTGTTCCACACAGTTATCCATAAACGCCCTACTTTGAGTAATAGCATTTACAATCGGAATTTCAACCGAAGTCAACAGCCCTAACTTATCACACATCTGCATCACAACCGGATCTTGCGGATAATGAGCCACTCGCAGGAAATTACTTCCCATATCCTTACTCAACTGTATATCCCGGATATGCATTTCATCCCGCAAGGCATTCCCCATTCCTTTGTAATCCTGATGCCGACTGGTACCAATCAATTTCCGATATTTCCCGTTCAGGAAAAAACCTTTCTCTGCATCAAAATGATATTCACGGATTCCCAGCGGATTAACAACGCAATCGAGAACTTTTCCCTTTTTATCCTTCAAACGGCTATACACCTTATATAAATAAGGAGAATCAACATCCCACCGTTTGGGTTGCGCAATAGTCATCAACGCTTTAAAGGCTACATTCTTCTCCCCTGCCTTCACATTCACTTTCTTTGCGGAAAGTGCCACTCTATTGCCGTCTGCATCCAAAATCTCCGTTTCAAGAATCAATGTCTGATTACTTTTCAAAGCGTTGGACAAGAATGTTTTTGCACACACTTCCGCTTGAGCATCTGTTATCCCAACAGTTTTGAGATATACTCCACTGGAAGCATAATGAGTGGTAGACAGTTGCACGGGTGAAGTATACACCAGATAAACATCCCGATAAAGTCCGCCGAAGAAAGTGAAGTCTGCCGAAAGAGGAGCAATATCCGGATTATGAGAGTTGTCAACACTCACTGCCACCAAGTTGCGTCCGGTATGAACATAGTCAGTCACATCAAACGTGAAAGCCGAATAACCACCTTTATGATTCCCTACCAACTTTCCATTCACAAATACATTTGTCTCCTGATTGGCTCCTTCAAAACAAAGATAAACTCTTTGACCGGCAATCAGTTCCTCCACTGTCACGGCTTTCCTGTACCAGCCTTTTCCCCGGAAGTAACCGGGAATTTCATCTTCTGCATCTTTTGCATTCCAAGTATGAGGAATGGAAACGTCAGTCCAACCGGACACATCAAAGTCAGCAGTGGACGCGTCTCCCTCAAAGAGAGAGAACTTCCAACCATCGTTGATCGTTTGCGTCACACGCTGACCACAGACCGTGCCGGTAACAATCAATAACAAGCAGGCTAAGATTATTTTTCTATATACCTTACACATACCTAATACCATTATTTCAAGATTGAACGGACGGCACGAATGTATCTTGCCCCAGTCTTTTTCTCATTTGCTTTATCCCAGGCAAGTGGTTTTCCAAAACGTACATAAAATGCCTTTGTACCACTTGACGTTTCACGACTAGCCCAATAAGAATCCCCATTAGAAGATGCCGCTGCCGTATTCATAGCAGTTCCTCCTGCATTAGTAATCACCAGATCCCATGCTTCACGATTTGCTTTTTCAAAATCAGTAATCGCATTCGGAGTATTCTCTGTTGCATCTGCTACCTTAGTCCCATTATAGGTTTCAAACATCTGTTCCAAATCCGATCTTGTAGGCCAATACCATCCGGAACCTTTATCCATGCAATATTTAAGAGCAGGCATTTCCACTGCATTCGGCAATGCTGCCAAGGCAGTAGTATTTGCTAAACCGTCATCATTAGATAAAGTCAAACCGGTAGAAACCGGAGAGCCTGCTGTAGACCATGCCAAATTCTCTCTGTCCAACGACATGATTTTAGCTTTACCACGATTAGTCGCGTCTACCCAGAAAACAATGCCTCCCTTCAACGCTCCATTATCCGCAATTACCTGTCCAACCGCAAACTCGGAACTTAAAAGTCCTTTCTGTGTAATCGTAACCTCTTGTTTAGACACCTTTGCTCCGCTTCCGGCTGTTACCGTAGCAGTCGTTACCCGGTTAGAGCTATTCAGATTAGGAGATAATGTCCAAAAATAAAGAGTTTTATTTGTTACATCAACATACGCTTTCACCCAAGATTCATCAGTGATATTTATTGCAAATTCCGTCTCATCAGAAATCATTGTAATTACCTCTGATTTTGCTACCGCATCAGGAGTAATAGTCACCGTATTGGTACTCAATTCGAGGGAAGCGTCTCCCTCGGCAGCTACATTTTGATTCACTGTTACCTCCACTGCTTTTGCAGCTGCGCCAGTACCGGCTGTTATTGTAGCAATTGTCGTACGAATATTACCAGTGCCATTCTTCGATTTTGCCTTGAACGTAACTGTTGTGCCTGAAATAATATACGAAAGCCAGGAATCATCTGCCAACACTACACTGAATACACTCTTATTGGATGTCAACGTAACATTTGCTTCCGCTTCGTTAGCACCTTCCAATGTCACAGGATTAGGAGTAACCGTCAAAGTTGCCGGCTCTTCAGGATAAGTATAATCACCAATTGTGCGCATACATCTCACAAAACGGTTGGTAGCTGTTTTATTTCCTGCATCAGCACCAGACTTTCCGAAACGTACCCAATAAGCCTTATCCCCTGCTGCATTTTCCGTACTCGACCAATAGCTTTCCCCATTGCCCGAACCGGCAGCCTCATTTATCACATCACCCTGCAAATCGGTCAACATCTTATCAAATGCCGCACGTGCCGCTTTTTCAACTTCCGTCAACTTATCGGGTACAGTCGAAATAAAATCCGGATCAGTATGTACAATACCATTGTAAACATCAAACAACTCCCATAACTCATCACGTGCAGGCAGATACCATCCCTCACCCAACGACTGACAGTATGCCACTGCATCATTTGCAGCAGGAGCAGTAAACAAAGCCGTATTGACATATCCATTCACTGTGGAAAGCGCATTGTGAGACATCACGGAAGCCTCAAAAGGATTTCCTCCCTGACGTTTTACAGATACAGCTTTTCCTACCATATTGTCCGAAGGATCCACCCAGAAAATCATACCGATACCATCATCTACACTTTGTCCTACCTTCAAAGAAAGGTCCGGTTCTTTGGAATCCTGTGTAACCGTTACTTCCACTGTATATGAACCGCAAGTCAGTTTCACGACAGTACTCCTTGCATCCTCACCGTCATTCTGCGTCAAGGCAGTGTATATTACACTTTTAGCGTTTACATCTACAGAAAGCCACTCCGCTTGATATTGAGCAACAATCTGACCGACATTAGTATATAATAGCGATGTAACGGAAGAACCCGCCGCTTTTGCTAGGTTTACTTTTGTATCTTTACAATTAAATTCAGGCATCACACGTACCGACGCATCATCGACACAGGAAAGCAGCCCTAGATTTAAAATCAATAACAGATATATTATTCTTTTCATACTTATTCATGTTTTACAGATAATCAATCGCTTAATACCAATTCTCATTCTGCGGAAAATTCTCTTTCCCCATCAAGTCAATCTGTTCTTGTGGAATAGGCCAACATTCGTGCTTTCCAACTACAAAGCTGGCACGACATTCCGCATAATCTTTATCTAAATAAGGATTTTCAACTTTCGTCTCACCATAATGCGCTTTCACTCTTTCACCCAAAAGTCCCAAACGTTTCAGCAACGGCCAGCGAACTCCCTCAAAATTCAGTTCACGAGCATATTCATCCAAAAGAATATCTTGCGTCAGAGGTCCCGCAAATTTGTCATTTCC
The Bacteroides luhongzhouii DNA segment above includes these coding regions:
- a CDS encoding glycoside hydrolase family 2 TIM barrel-domain containing protein; translated protein: MCKVYRKIILACLLLIVTGTVCGQRVTQTINDGWKFSLFEGDASTADFDVSGWTDVSIPHTWNAKDAEDEIPGYFRGKGWYRKAVTVEELIAGQRVYLCFEGANQETNVFVNGKLVGNHKGGYSAFTFDVTDYVHTGRNLVAVSVDNSHNPDIAPLSADFTFFGGLYRDVYLVYTSPVQLSTTHYASSGVYLKTVGITDAQAEVCAKTFLSNALKSNQTLILETEILDADGNRVALSAKKVNVKAGEKNVAFKALMTIAQPKRWDVDSPYLYKVYSRLKDKKGKVLDCVVNPLGIREYHFDAEKGFFLNGKYRKLIGTSRHQDYKGMGNALRDEMHIRDIQLSKDMGSNFLRVAHYPQDPVVMQMCDKLGLLTSVEIPIVNAITQSRAFMDNCVEQATEMVYQNYNYPSVIIWAYMNEVLLRPPFNSDNKKERAEYMKFLHQIASTVEAQIRSLDSERYTMLPCHSASQIYQEAGITELPMLLGFNLYNGWYGGNLGGFEEKLEELHKEFPHKPLLITEYGADVDTRIHSFSPMRFDFSCEFGSVYHEHYLPEILKRDYIVGAMVWNLNDFYSEARRNAMPHVNNKGLVSTDRERKDGYYLYQAYLKESPILHIASKSWKNRAGASRDGKSCTQPLKVYTNADKVEVFLNGKSFGVYPVTDKVVSVDIPFVNGENVVDAVIEKEGREYRDQYVCDFKCVNVKNGFTEINVLLGARRYFEDRTAEMCWIPEQVYEEGSWGYIGGEVAPNKTRYGSLPASDTDILGTDQDPIFQTQRVGIEAFKADVPDGVYAVYLYWTELTSENKREALVYNLGNDVVREDYINRVFSMDINGVSVAGQMNIAEEYGSERAVIKKYIVPVSQGKGLVVRFGAVESVPILNAIRIVKEY
- a CDS encoding BACON domain-containing protein, with amino-acid sequence MKRIIYLLLILNLGLLSCVDDASVRVMPEFNCKDTKVNLAKAAGSSVTSLLYTNVGQIVAQYQAEWLSVDVNAKSVIYTALTQNDGEDARSTVVKLTCGSYTVEVTVTQDSKEPDLSLKVGQSVDDGIGMIFWVDPSDNMVGKAVSVKRQGGNPFEASVMSHNALSTVNGYVNTALFTAPAANDAVAYCQSLGEGWYLPARDELWELFDVYNGIVHTDPDFISTVPDKLTEVEKAARAAFDKMLTDLQGDVINEAAGSGNGESYWSSTENAAGDKAYWVRFGKSGADAGNKTATNRFVRCMRTIGDYTYPEEPATLTVTPNPVTLEGANEAEANVTLTSNKSVFSVVLADDSWLSYIISGTTVTFKAKSKNGTGNIRTTIATITAGTGAAAKAVEVTVNQNVAAEGDASLELSTNTVTITPDAVAKSEVITMISDETEFAINITDESWVKAYVDVTNKTLYFWTLSPNLNSSNRVTTATVTAGSGAKVSKQEVTITQKGLLSSEFAVGQVIADNGALKGGIVFWVDATNRGKAKIMSLDRENLAWSTAGSPVSTGLTLSNDDGLANTTALAALPNAVEMPALKYCMDKGSGWYWPTRSDLEQMFETYNGTKVADATENTPNAITDFEKANREAWDLVITNAGGTAMNTAAASSNGDSYWASRETSSGTKAFYVRFGKPLAWDKANEKKTGARYIRAVRSILK